The following is a genomic window from Amycolatopsis australiensis.
TCAGCTCCGCGGTGTCCGCTTCGGACAGTGCGAGGTCGGGCGCGCGCAGGCTGCCGACCGCCGCCTTGATCGACGTCAGCGGCGTGCGCAGGTCGTGCCCGACGGCCGAGAGCAGCGTCGTGCGCAGCTCGGTCGCCTCGGCCTTGCGCTCGGCGCGCGCCGCGGCGGCGGCCGCCCGCTGCTGGCGCAGGGCCAGCAGCGCCTGCCCGGCCACGGCCTCCAGCACCCGCCGGTCGGCCGCCGGCAACGCGCGCCCGCGCAGCGTCAGGTGCACGTCGGCGGTGACGGCGATGTCGACGTCCGCCTCGTCCGGGTCGGCGCACGGGTGCTCCCCCGCGGTCGCGACGCGCCGCCACTCGCCCTCCCGCTTTTCCAGCAGCGTCACCGACGTCAGCGCGAAGTTCTCCCGGACCTTCGCCAGCAGCCGCTCGATCGGGCTCGCGTGGGTCAGCACGGTCCGGGCGTAGGAGGCGAGCAGCGCCGCCTCGGTCCGCGCCCGCGCCGCCTGCGTGGCCCGGCGCGCGGCCTGGTCGACGACCAGCGCCACGAGCACCGCGACGACGACCATCGCGATCAGCGTCACCAGGTTCTGCGGGGTGTGCACGTTGAGCGTGTACAGCGGCGGGGTGAAGAAGAAGTTGAGCAGGCCGGCCCCGAGCACGGCCGCGACCAGCGCCGGGCCGAGGCCACCGACCAGCGCCACGATCACGGTGGCCAGCACGTAGGAGATGACGTCGGTGGCGAAGTCGAGGCCGCCCGGCAGGAACACGCCGATCGCCGTCACCAGCACCGGCAGCGCGACGCCGAGCACCCAGCCCGCCACCAGCCGCGAGAGTCCCAGCGGGCTCGCGCTCAGCCGTGCCCGCAGCCGCCCGCCCGCCTCGGAATGGGTGACCATGTGCACGTCGATCGGCCCCGACTGGCGGACCACCGAAGCGCCGATGCCCTCGTCGAACAGCCGCGCCACGCGCGAGCGCCGCGAAGTGCCGATCACCAGCTGGGTGGCGTTGACCCCGCGGGCGAAGTCCAGCAGCGCGGTCGGCACGTCGTCGCCGACGACGGTGTGGAACGTGGCGCCGACCTCTTCGGCGAGGGTCCGGCAGCGGGCGATCGCGGCGGGCCCGAGCCCGGACAGGCCGTCGCCACGCAGGATGTGCACGACCTGCAGCTCCGCGCCCGCGCGGGTGGCGATGCGGCTGGCGCGGCGGATCAGCGTCTCGCTCTCCGGGCCGCCGGTGACCGAGACGACGACGCGTTCGCGTGCCTCCCACGTATCGGTGATGCGCTGCTCGGCGCGGTAGCGCTGCAAGGCGACGTCGACCTGGTCGGCCACCCACAGCAGCGCCAGCTCGCGCAGCGCGGTGAGGTTGCCGGGCCGGAAGTAGTTGCCGAGCGCGGCGTCGATCCGCTCGGCCGGGTAGACGTTGCCGTGCGCCAGCCGCCGCCGCAGCGCCTCGGGGGTGATGTCGACCAGCTCCAGCTGCTCGGCGCGGCGGACGACCTCGTCGGGCACGGTCTCCTGCTGGGTGACCCCGGTGATCCGCTCGACGACGTCGTTGAGGCTCTGCAGGTGCTGCACGTTGACCGTGGACAGCACGTCGATGCCCGCTTCCAGCAGTTCCTCGACGTCCTGCCAGCGCTTGGCGTTGCGGGAGCCCGGCACGTTCGTGTGGGCGAGCTCGTCGACGACCGCGACCTCCGGCGCGCGGGCCAGGACGGCGTCGAGGTCCATCTCCTCGAACTCGCGGCCGCGGTGGCCGGCCCGCCGTCGCGGAACGATCTCGAGTCCTTCGAGCAGCTCGGCCGTCTTGGCCCGGCCGTGCGTCTCCACCAGGCCGACGACGACGTCGGTGCCGCGGTCGAGCCGCCGCCGCGCCTCGCCGAGCATGGCGAAGGTCTTGCCGACGCCGGGAGCCGCGCCGAGGTAGATCCTCAGCTCACCGCGACGCGGCTTCGGCGACGTGTTTTCCGTGGTCACGGTGTCAGTGTGCCCCTCCGGCCGCGGCTTGCACGGCCAAGTTGAGCGGGAGCACAGTCACGCCGGGGACACCGATCCCGGCTCCGCTCGTGTTCTGCTCGATCAGCTGCTTCACCCGGTCGAGGGGCACGCCGGTGTTCCGGGCGACGCGCGCGGCCTGCAGCTCGGCGTAGGCCACGCTGATCGCCGGGTCGAGCCCCGAACCGGACGCGGTGACGGCGTCCGGCGGCACCTGGCCGGGTGACACGCCTTCGCGTCGCGCGACCACGTCACGCCGCTCCCGGATCGCGTTCACGAGATCCTCGTTGTAGGGGCCCTTGTTGGACGCACCGGACGGCATTCCGGGGGTGACCGCCGAAGGCCGCGTGTGGAACCACGGGTCGTGCGCCGGGTCGGCGGGCACCGGGTCGACGCCGATCAGCGACGACCCCACGGCCTGCCCGTTCCGCGTGACGACCGAGCCTTCGGCGTTCGATTCCAGGCCGGGAATCCGAGCGACCGCCCACACGGCGAGCGGGTAGAGGATCCCGAGCAGGACGGTCATGACGAGCAGGACGCGCAGCCCCGCCCAGGTTTGCTTGACGAGCGTGTGCACGGACTTCACCCGATTCCGGGGATGAGACGGACGAGCAGGTCGATCAGCCAGATCCCGAGGAACGGGCTGACGATCCCGCCGAGGCCGTAGACGAGCAGGTTGCGGCGCAGCAGCGCGGACGCCGACGACGGCTTGTACCGCACGCCCCGCAGCGCCAGCGGGATCAGCACGACGATGATCAGCGCGTTGAAGATCACGGCCGAGAGGATCGCCGACTTCGGCGTGGCCAGGTGCATGATGTTCAGCCCGCCCAGCTGGGCGTGGATGCCGGTGAACATCGCGGGCAGGATCGCGAAGTACTTGGCCAGGTCGTTGGCGACGCTGAAGGTGGTGAGCGCGCCGCGGGTGATCAGCAGCTGCTTGCCGATCCCGACGATCTCGATCAGCTTGGTCGGGTCGCTGTCGAGGTCGACCATGTTCCCGGCCTCCTTGGCGGCCGAGGTGCCGGTGTTCATCGCGACGCCGACGTCCGCCTGCGCGAGCGCCGGGGCGTCGTTGGTGCCGTCGCCGGTCATCGCGACCAGCCGCCCGCCTTCCTGCTCCCGCTTGATCAGCGCCATCTTGTCTTCGGGCTTGGCCTCGGCGAGGAAGTCGTCGACGCCGGCGTCGGCGGCGATGGCCTTCGCGGTGAGCGGGTTGTCGCCGGTGATCATCACCGTCTTGATGCCCATCGAGCGCAGCTCGGCGAAGCGCTCCTTCATGCCCGGCTTGACGACGTCGGAAAGCCGGATCACGCCGCGGACCACCGTGTCTTCGGCGACGACGAGCGGCGTGCCGCCCTGCGCGCCGATCTCGTCGACGACCCTGGTGGTCTCCGCGGGGAATTCGCCGCCGTTGCCGAGCACCCAGTCGCGCACCGCGCTCGCCGCGCCCTTGCGGATCCGCCTGCCGCCGAGGTCGAGCCCGCTCATCCGGGTCTGCGCGGTGAACGGGACGAACTCGCCGCGTTCGTCCTGGCCCGCGTGGTCCGGCGTCAGCTCGACGACACTGCGTCCTTCCGGGGTCTCGTCGGCCAGGCTGGCCAGCCGGGCGGCGCGGGCCAGCTCGTCCCGGGTGGACGTGCCGACCGGGATCAGCTCGGTGGCGCGCCGGTTGCCGAAGGTGATGGTGCCGGTCTTGTCGAGCAGCAGCGTCGAGACGTCGCCCGCGGCCTCGACCGCGCGGCCGCTCGTCGCCAGGACGTTGCGCTGCACCAGCCGGTCCATGCCCGCGATGCCGATGGCGCTCAGCAGCGCGCCGATGGTCGTGGGGATCAGGCACACCAGCAGGGCGGTCAGCACGATCACCGGCTGCTCGGCCCCGGAGTAGCGGGCCATCGGCTGCAACGCGACGACGGCGAGCAGGAAGATGATCGTCAGCGTCGAGAGCAGGATCGTCAGCGCGATCTCGTTCGGCGTCTTCTGCCGCGCCGCGCCCTCCACCAACGCGATCATGCGGTCCACGAAGGACTCACCGGGTTTCGTGGTGATCTTCACGACGATCCGGTCGGACAGCACGGTCGTGCCGCCGGTGACGGCGCTCCGGTCGCCGCCGGACTCGCGGATGACCGGGGCCGACTCGCCGGTGATGGCCGACTCGTCGACGGTCGCGATGCCCTCGACGACGTCGCCGTCACCCGGGATCACCTGGCCCGCCTCGACGACGACGAGGTCACCGATCTTCAGGTCGGCGCCGGGCACCCGCTCCTCGCCGGTTTCGGTGAGCCGGCGGGCGACGGTCTCCTGCTTCGCCCGCCGCAGGCTTTCGGCCTGCGCCTTGCCGCGCCCTTCGGCGACGGCCTCGGCGAGGTTGGCGAACAGGACCGTGAACCACAGCCAGACGGCGATCAGGACCGTGAACACGCTCGGGTCCGTGACGGCGAAGACGGTGGTCAGCGCGGACCCCACCCACACCACGAACATCACCGGGTTGCCGAGCTGGTGCTTCGGGTTCAGCTTCCGCAGCGCTTCCGGCAGCGAAATCCAGAGCTGGCGGGGGCTGAACACCCCGGCGCCCACCCGGCTCCGGTGCCCGGCGGGAGCCACCTGCGGTCGTTCGTCGGTGACGGTCATGCGAGTGCCTCCGCGATGGGCCCGAGCGCGAGCGCCGGGATGAACGTGAGGGCCGCGACGAGCACCACCGTGCCGGTGAGCAGGGTGGCGAAGAGCGGTCCGGTGGTCGGCAGGGTGCCGGCGGTTTCGGGCACCGTGCGTTGCGCGGCCAGGGAACCGGCCAGGCAGAGCACGGCGAGGATCGGCACGAACCGGCCGAACGCCATGGCGACGCCGAACGAGGACTGGAACCAGTCGTTCGTCGCGGTCAGCCCGCCGAACGCGCTGCCGTTGTTGTTGCCGGTGGACGCGTAGCCGTAGAGGATCTCGGACAGGCCGTGCGCGCCGCCGTTGCCGAGCGCGCCCGCGGTGCCCGGCAGCAGCAACGCGATCCCGGAGCCGAGGAGCACGACCGTGGGCATCGCCAGCATGGCGACGGCGGCGCAGGTGACCTCGCGCTTGCCGAGCTTCTTGCCCAGGTACTCGGGGGTGCGCCCGACCATCAGCCCGGCCAGGAACATCGCGATGATCGCCATGACGAGGATGCCGTAGAGCCCGGTGCCGACGCCGCCGGGCGAGATCTCGCCGTAGAGCATGTTGAGCAGCGGTCCCCCGCCGCCGAGGCCGGACAGGCTGTCGTGGGCGCCGTTCACCGCGCCGGTCGACGTGCCGGTGGTCGTGTCGGCGAAGATCGACGTCGCCCCGATGCCGAACCGCTGTTCCTTGCCTTCCGTGCTGGCGCCGGCGGCCAGCGCGGCCGGGTTGCTCGCCTCGGCCTCGGAGAACCAGATGATCGCCAGCGACGCGGCCCACAGCAGGCCCATCACGCTCAGCAGGACGTACCCCTGGCGGCGGTTGCCGACCAGCGTGCCGAACGCGCGGGTCAGGCTGACCGGGAGCACCAGGATGAGGAACAGCTCGACGAGGTTCGTCCAGGCGTCGGGGTTTTCGAACGGGTGCGCGGAGTTGGCGTTGAAGACGCCGCCGCCGTTGGTGCCCAGTTCCTTGATCGCCTCCTGGCTCGCGGCCGGGGCGAGGGCGATGGTGCCGTGGCTGCCGTCCGGGTTCGTCACGGCGATGCCCGCCTTCAGGCTCTGCACCACGCCGAGCGCGACCAGCACGAGCGCGAACACGAACGCCATCGGCAGCAGCACGCGGATCGTGCCGCGGGTGAGGTCCACCCAGAAGTTGCCGAGCCGGTCGGTCTTCGCCCGCACGAACCCCCGTGTCACGGCGATGGCCACGGCCAGGCCGACGCCGGCCGACAGGAAGTTCTGCACGGTCAGCCCGGCCATCTGCACGAAGTGGCCCATCGTCGTCTCGGGGACGTAGGACTGCCAGTTCGTGTTGGTGACGAACGAGATCGCCGTGTTGAACGCGACGCCGGGGCTCACCGGGCCGCGGCCGAGGCTCCACGGCAGCAGCGGCTGCCACCGCTGCAGCAGGTAGAGCAGGACGACGGAGACGAACGAGAAGCCGAGCACGCCCGCGGCGTAGGCCGGCCACCGCTGCCCGGAGTCCGGGTCGACGCGGAAGACCTTGTACAGGCCCTTTTCCAGCTTGAGGTGCTTCTCGGTGGAGAAGACGCGCGCCAGGTAGTCGCCCAGCGGCCGGTAGACCGCGGCGAGGGCGGCGAGCAGGAGGCCGAGCTGGACGAGCCCGGCCGTCGTGTCGGACATCAGAATTTCTCCGGCCTGGTCAGGGCGACGAACAGGTAGCCGAGCAGACCGAGCGCCAGCAGCCCGCCGGCGACGTTGGCCACGGTTCCCGCGCCGCTCACAGCTTCTCCAGCCCGCGCAGCACCAGCGCGAGGACCACGAAAACGCCGATCAGCAGCACGGCGTAGAGCAAGTCGGCCACAGGCACCTCTCAAGACGGGTCACCGGGTTCGGTGACCGGACGCCGTTCACTGTGCGGCTCCGGAACCGCGTCACGACCTGCGGATGACGGCGCCTTGATGCGTTCCCGACACGCATTTACGCCGTCTTGACGGCTGGTGGCGGCGGTCACGCAAGCGTTTGCCGGACACTCACGGTATGCAGTTGGTTAGTGACCCGCGACACACCGCGTGACCGAACAGGTGCGGAACGTGCAATTCGGGCAGACAAGATCTTGGGGGCGTGTTACACCTGAGTTACCGATAGTTGTATCGGCTAAGCAATTCGGAGAGAGGGGTTCCCCATGTGCGGTATCGCCGGCTGGGTTTCCTACGACGCCGACCTGACCCGCCGCCGGGACGTGGTCGGCGCCATGACGGAGACCATGGCCTGCCGCGGACCGGACGACGAAGGCACCTGGGTGCGTACGCACGTCGCGCTGGGGCACCGGCGCCTGGCCATCATCGACCTGCCCGGCGGCCGTCAGCCGATGTCGGTGCACACGCCCAACGGCGACATCGCGATGGTCTACAGCGGTGAGGCCTACAACTTCACCGAACTCAAGGAAGAGCTGACGAAGCTCGGGCACACGTGGGAGACCGACAGCGACACCGAGGTCGTCCTGCACGGCTACCTGCAGTGGGGCGACGAGGTCGTCGACCACCTCAACGGCATGTACGCCTTCGCGATCTGGGACGAGCGCGACGACCGGCTCGTCATGATCCGCGACCGGATGGGCATCAAGCCGTTCTACTACTACCCCACCCGCGACGGGGTCCTGTTCGGGTCCGAGCCGAAGGCCATCCTCGCCAACCCGCTGGCGGCGAAGGTGGTCGACACCGACGGCCTCCGCGAGCTGATGGCCTTCACCAAGCGGCCGGGCTGGTCGCTGTGGAAGGGCATGGAGGAGGTCCGGCCGGGCACGATCGTCACCGTGTCCCGCGAGGGCATCCGCACCCGCACCTACTGGAAGCTCGACGCGAAGCAGCACACCGACGACCAGGAGACCACGGTCGCCCGCGTGCGCGAGCTGATGACCGACATCGTGAACCGGCAGCTCGTCGCGGACGTCCCGCGCTGCGTGCTGCTCTCGGGCGGGCTCGACTCCAGCGCCGTCACCGGCCTCGCCGCCGCGCGGCTGGCCGAGCAGGGTGAACGGCTGCGGACGTTCTCCGTCGACTTCGTCGGCCAGGAGGAGAACTTCAAGCCGGACGAGATGCGGGACACGGCGGACTCGCCGTTCGTCCGCGACGTCGCGAAGCTGGTCGGCTCGGCGCACAAGGACGTCGTGCTGAACCCGGCCGAGCTGACCGACCCCGAGGTGCGGCGCGCGGTGCTGCGGGCGCGGGACATCCCGGCCGGGCTCGGCGACATGGACACGTCGCTGTACCTGCTGTTCAAGGCGATCCGCGGCGAGTCGACGGTGGCGCTGTCGGGCGAGTCGGCCGACGAGGTGTTCGGCGGCTACCGCTGGTTCTTCGACGAGGCTTCGGTGAACGCGGACATGTTCCCGTGGATCGCCTTCCGCACCTCGATGATGACCGAGCGGACGTCGATCTACACGCCCGAGCTGATGGGGAAGATGGACTTGGAGTCCTACGTCCGCGACCAGTACCGGTCCGCCGTCGACGAAGTCGAGCACCTGGACGGCGAGTCCGAGCGCGAAGCCCGGATGCGGACGATCTGCCACCTGCACCTGACCCGGTTCGTCCGGATGCTGCTCGACCGCAAGGACCGCGCGTCGATGGCGGTGGGCCTGGAGGTCCGGGTGCCGTTCTGCGACCACCGGCTCGTCGAGTACGTCTACAACACGCCGTGGTCGCTGAAGACGTTCGACGGCCGCGAAAAGAGCCTCCTGCGGCACGCGACCAAGCACGTGCTGCCGGACTCGGTGCGCGACCGGGTGAAGAGCCCGTACCCGTCGACGCAGGACCCGGGCTACGCGGCCGCGCTGCAGCAGCAGGTCAAGGAGGTCCTCGGCGAGCCCGGCCACCAGGTGTTCGGCCTGGTCGACCGCGGCTGGGCGCACCGCGCGTCCGAAGTGGACCCCGCGGCCATGGACCCGGCGATGCGGATCGGCCTGGACCGGCTGCTGGACCTCTACCACTGGATCGAGATGTACTCCCCCACGCTCGAACTGGCTTGACTTCGAGTGCCCTCGAGGTTCCAGGCTGGGTGGCATGAAGGTGCTGCTGTTCGGCCGCAACCCGGCCACGGTCTCGAGGGTGACGGCGGCGCTGTCCGCGGCGGGTCTCGCCGCGGACGGCGTCGCTTCGGAGGAAGCCGCACTGGCCCGGCTGGGGGTGGTGGACGCGCTCGTGCTCGGCGCGGGCGTGGTCGGCGACCTGCGGGAGCGCGTCACGGCCGCGGCGGCGCGGCACGGCGTCGTGTGCGTGCAAGGGCCGCACATCCTGCCTTCGCGGGACGCGCTCGAGTACGTCCGGACCGAGATCCTGCCGCTACTGGCGCAACGCCGTCCGCACGAACGCCGCGACCCGCGGTGACCGTGACGTCGACGGCCACGCCACCTGCAACCGCACGTCGCTGAGCCCGTCGATCTCGCGGTAGGCGATGCCTTCGCGCGGGTAGCGGCGGGCCACCGACCTCGGGAGGAACGTCACCGCCTGGCCCAGCTCGACCAGCCGCAACGCCTCGGCGAGGTCCTTCGCCGGCGGGCCGAGCCGGGCGGGCGGCGGGTCGGCGAGCACGGTCCGGGGATCGCGGGCGCGGTAGTAGGCGTCGAGGCGGTCGTCGACGCCGGGCCACGTCACGGCCGGGCGGGCGAGCACTTCGCGCAGCGTCGCCGCTTCCCGGCCGCGCGGCTGGGCGGCGACGCGCGGCTCGGTGGTGACCGGCTCGACGTCCAGCCCGGTGCGGTCGAACGGCGCCGGGATCAGGGCGACGTCACCGCGGCCGTCGCGGAGCATGCGGGCGGCTTCGTCGCCGGTGGCGGCGAAGAGCAGGTCCGCCGGCTCGCCGAGGGCGGCGAGGATGCCGGGCAGGAGCCCGGCGTCACCGTCCGGTTTGGACACGACGACCAGGGCGCCGTTCCGCTGCGCCCGGCGTCTCGCGGCCTTCGCGGCTTCGACGGCGGCGCGGGCGTCCGGCAGCATCGCCGCGCCGGCCCGGGTGAGCGCCACGCTGCGGGTCGAACGGTCGAAGAGCGTGACGCCGAGTTCGCGTTCGAGCCCGGCGACGGCCCGCGAAAGGGACGGCTGGGTCCGGCCGAGCCGGTCGGCGGCCCGGCCGAAGTGCAGTTCCTCGGCGACGGCGACGAAAGCCTCGAGGTCATTCATACGTGTTCAGCATAAGTGGCGGTGTCCAGCGCATTTCCGTCCCGCGCCGGACGATGGTTGCCTCGGGGACATGACCAACACCGACATCGTCCGCCGTTACCTGGCCGCCTTCAACCGCGGCGACCTCGCCGCGTTCGACGAGCTGATCGCGCCGGACTACCTCAACCACAGCCCGAGCCTGCCGGGCCTGCCGCCCGGCCCGGAGGGCCTGAAGCCGATCGTCGAGGACCTGCGGCGGCAGGCCCCGGACCTGCGTTTCGAGGAGGTCCACCTCCTGGAGGACGGCGAGTTCGTGGCAGCGCACCTGCTGGTCCACGGCTTCGGCCCCCAGCCGGCGCGGCAGATGCAGATCGAGCGCCTGCGCGACGGCCGGATCGTGGAGCACTGGCGCGTCACGGCCTGAGCGGCGGCCTCGCGGCGACCCGGGCTCGGCGCGAGCCGGCTTTCCCCAGCCGCCGGAGAAACCGGACGTACGGCGACCACCGGACCGGCTCCGCG
Proteins encoded in this region:
- a CDS encoding sensor histidine kinase, translated to MTTENTSPKPRRGELRIYLGAAPGVGKTFAMLGEARRRLDRGTDVVVGLVETHGRAKTAELLEGLEIVPRRRAGHRGREFEEMDLDAVLARAPEVAVVDELAHTNVPGSRNAKRWQDVEELLEAGIDVLSTVNVQHLQSLNDVVERITGVTQQETVPDEVVRRAEQLELVDITPEALRRRLAHGNVYPAERIDAALGNYFRPGNLTALRELALLWVADQVDVALQRYRAEQRITDTWEARERVVVSVTGGPESETLIRRASRIATRAGAELQVVHILRGDGLSGLGPAAIARCRTLAEEVGATFHTVVGDDVPTALLDFARGVNATQLVIGTSRRSRVARLFDEGIGASVVRQSGPIDVHMVTHSEAGGRLRARLSASPLGLSRLVAGWVLGVALPVLVTAIGVFLPGGLDFATDVISYVLATVIVALVGGLGPALVAAVLGAGLLNFFFTPPLYTLNVHTPQNLVTLIAMVVVAVLVALVVDQAARRATQAARARTEAALLASYARTVLTHASPIERLLAKVRENFALTSVTLLEKREGEWRRVATAGEHPCADPDEADVDIAVTADVHLTLRGRALPAADRRVLEAVAGQALLALRQQRAAAAAARAERKAEATELRTTLLSAVGHDLRTPLTSIKAAVGSLRAPDLALSEADTAELMEAIEVSADRLAGLIDNLLDSSRLATGAVRPHLRPVGYDEVVAHALSNVDSSEAVEVAVDDRLPSVLADPGLLERVVANVLDNALRHGGGPVSARASAHSGQVELRIVDHGKGLRKGAADSAFTPFQRLGGDRDTTPGVGLGLSVAKGFTEAMGGTIRAEDTPGGGLTVVVSLPAFSAEPAKEGAR
- a CDS encoding potassium-transporting ATPase subunit C; this translates as MHTLVKQTWAGLRVLLVMTVLLGILYPLAVWAVARIPGLESNAEGSVVTRNGQAVGSSLIGVDPVPADPAHDPWFHTRPSAVTPGMPSGASNKGPYNEDLVNAIRERRDVVARREGVSPGQVPPDAVTASGSGLDPAISVAYAELQAARVARNTGVPLDRVKQLIEQNTSGAGIGVPGVTVLPLNLAVQAAAGGAH
- the kdpB gene encoding potassium-transporting ATPase subunit KdpB codes for the protein MTVTDERPQVAPAGHRSRVGAGVFSPRQLWISLPEALRKLNPKHQLGNPVMFVVWVGSALTTVFAVTDPSVFTVLIAVWLWFTVLFANLAEAVAEGRGKAQAESLRRAKQETVARRLTETGEERVPGADLKIGDLVVVEAGQVIPGDGDVVEGIATVDESAITGESAPVIRESGGDRSAVTGGTTVLSDRIVVKITTKPGESFVDRMIALVEGAARQKTPNEIALTILLSTLTIIFLLAVVALQPMARYSGAEQPVIVLTALLVCLIPTTIGALLSAIGIAGMDRLVQRNVLATSGRAVEAAGDVSTLLLDKTGTITFGNRRATELIPVGTSTRDELARAARLASLADETPEGRSVVELTPDHAGQDERGEFVPFTAQTRMSGLDLGGRRIRKGAASAVRDWVLGNGGEFPAETTRVVDEIGAQGGTPLVVAEDTVVRGVIRLSDVVKPGMKERFAELRSMGIKTVMITGDNPLTAKAIAADAGVDDFLAEAKPEDKMALIKREQEGGRLVAMTGDGTNDAPALAQADVGVAMNTGTSAAKEAGNMVDLDSDPTKLIEIVGIGKQLLITRGALTTFSVANDLAKYFAILPAMFTGIHAQLGGLNIMHLATPKSAILSAVIFNALIIVVLIPLALRGVRYKPSSASALLRRNLLVYGLGGIVSPFLGIWLIDLLVRLIPGIG
- the kdpA gene encoding potassium-transporting ATPase subunit KdpA; amino-acid sequence: MSDTTAGLVQLGLLLAALAAVYRPLGDYLARVFSTEKHLKLEKGLYKVFRVDPDSGQRWPAYAAGVLGFSFVSVVLLYLLQRWQPLLPWSLGRGPVSPGVAFNTAISFVTNTNWQSYVPETTMGHFVQMAGLTVQNFLSAGVGLAVAIAVTRGFVRAKTDRLGNFWVDLTRGTIRVLLPMAFVFALVLVALGVVQSLKAGIAVTNPDGSHGTIALAPAASQEAIKELGTNGGGVFNANSAHPFENPDAWTNLVELFLILVLPVSLTRAFGTLVGNRRQGYVLLSVMGLLWAASLAIIWFSEAEASNPAALAAGASTEGKEQRFGIGATSIFADTTTGTSTGAVNGAHDSLSGLGGGGPLLNMLYGEISPGGVGTGLYGILVMAIIAMFLAGLMVGRTPEYLGKKLGKREVTCAAVAMLAMPTVVLLGSGIALLLPGTAGALGNGGAHGLSEILYGYASTGNNNGSAFGGLTATNDWFQSSFGVAMAFGRFVPILAVLCLAGSLAAQRTVPETAGTLPTTGPLFATLLTGTVVLVAALTFIPALALGPIAEALA
- the kdpF gene encoding K(+)-transporting ATPase subunit F is translated as MSGAGTVANVAGGLLALGLLGYLFVALTRPEKF
- the asnB gene encoding asparagine synthase (glutamine-hydrolyzing), whose translation is MCGIAGWVSYDADLTRRRDVVGAMTETMACRGPDDEGTWVRTHVALGHRRLAIIDLPGGRQPMSVHTPNGDIAMVYSGEAYNFTELKEELTKLGHTWETDSDTEVVLHGYLQWGDEVVDHLNGMYAFAIWDERDDRLVMIRDRMGIKPFYYYPTRDGVLFGSEPKAILANPLAAKVVDTDGLRELMAFTKRPGWSLWKGMEEVRPGTIVTVSREGIRTRTYWKLDAKQHTDDQETTVARVRELMTDIVNRQLVADVPRCVLLSGGLDSSAVTGLAAARLAEQGERLRTFSVDFVGQEENFKPDEMRDTADSPFVRDVAKLVGSAHKDVVLNPAELTDPEVRRAVLRARDIPAGLGDMDTSLYLLFKAIRGESTVALSGESADEVFGGYRWFFDEASVNADMFPWIAFRTSMMTERTSIYTPELMGKMDLESYVRDQYRSAVDEVEHLDGESEREARMRTICHLHLTRFVRMLLDRKDRASMAVGLEVRVPFCDHRLVEYVYNTPWSLKTFDGREKSLLRHATKHVLPDSVRDRVKSPYPSTQDPGYAAALQQQVKEVLGEPGHQVFGLVDRGWAHRASEVDPAAMDPAMRIGLDRLLDLYHWIEMYSPTLELA
- a CDS encoding LysR family transcriptional regulator, with the protein product MNDLEAFVAVAEELHFGRAADRLGRTQPSLSRAVAGLERELGVTLFDRSTRSVALTRAGAAMLPDARAAVEAAKAARRRAQRNGALVVVSKPDGDAGLLPGILAALGEPADLLFAATGDEAARMLRDGRGDVALIPAPFDRTGLDVEPVTTEPRVAAQPRGREAATLREVLARPAVTWPGVDDRLDAYYRARDPRTVLADPPPARLGPPAKDLAEALRLVELGQAVTFLPRSVARRYPREGIAYREIDGLSDVRLQVAWPSTSRSPRVAAFVRTALRQ
- a CDS encoding ester cyclase; translation: MTNTDIVRRYLAAFNRGDLAAFDELIAPDYLNHSPSLPGLPPGPEGLKPIVEDLRRQAPDLRFEEVHLLEDGEFVAAHLLVHGFGPQPARQMQIERLRDGRIVEHWRVTA